Proteins encoded in a region of the Mycolicibacterium neoaurum genome:
- a CDS encoding 3-oxoacyl-ACP reductase, with protein sequence MASDLFSQVVNSGPGSFLAKQLGVPQPEELRRYRPGQPPLNGSLLIGGSGRVVEPLRAALADDYDVVSNNIGGRWADKFGGLVFDATGISEPSGLKELYEFFTPVLRNLGASGRVVVIGTTPTETATPHEQIVQRALEGFTRSLGKELQRGATVSLVYLAADAASGVGGLESTMRFILSGKSAYVDGQVFRVGAADSTAPADWDKPLAGKVAVVTGAARGIGATIAEVFARDGAAVVAVDVPSAEDALKQTAEKVGGTALALDVTAADAVDQIVAHLKDHHGGTLDVLVNNAGITRDKLLANMDDSRWDSVIAVNLVAPLTLTEGLVAAGALADGGRVIGLSSMAGIAGNRGQTNYATTKAGMIGIVDALAPSLADKGITINAVAPGFIETKMTEAIPLATREVGRRLNSLFQGGQPVDVAEAIAYFASPASNAVTGNTIRVCGQALLGA encoded by the coding sequence ATGGCATCCGACCTGTTCTCCCAAGTGGTCAATTCCGGGCCCGGATCGTTCCTGGCCAAGCAACTCGGCGTCCCGCAGCCCGAAGAGCTGCGTCGCTACCGTCCTGGACAGCCGCCGCTGAACGGCTCGCTGCTCATCGGAGGGTCCGGACGCGTCGTCGAGCCCCTGCGTGCGGCGCTGGCCGACGACTACGACGTCGTCTCCAACAACATCGGCGGTCGCTGGGCCGACAAGTTCGGCGGACTGGTGTTCGACGCGACCGGCATCAGTGAGCCGTCCGGGCTCAAGGAGCTCTACGAGTTCTTCACCCCGGTACTGCGCAACCTCGGCGCCTCGGGGCGGGTTGTCGTGATCGGCACCACGCCGACCGAGACGGCGACCCCGCACGAGCAGATCGTGCAGCGCGCACTGGAAGGGTTCACCCGGTCGCTGGGCAAGGAGCTGCAGCGCGGCGCCACCGTGTCGCTGGTGTACCTGGCCGCCGACGCCGCCTCCGGTGTGGGCGGTCTGGAATCGACCATGCGCTTCATCCTCTCCGGCAAGTCCGCCTATGTGGACGGCCAGGTGTTCCGGGTGGGTGCCGCCGACTCGACCGCTCCCGCCGACTGGGACAAGCCCTTGGCCGGCAAGGTCGCCGTGGTGACCGGCGCCGCCCGCGGGATCGGTGCGACCATCGCCGAGGTGTTCGCCCGCGACGGTGCCGCCGTGGTGGCCGTCGACGTGCCCTCGGCCGAGGATGCGCTCAAGCAGACCGCCGAGAAGGTGGGCGGCACAGCGCTGGCACTCGACGTCACCGCCGCCGATGCGGTCGACCAGATCGTCGCCCACCTCAAGGACCACCACGGGGGCACGCTCGACGTACTGGTGAACAACGCCGGCATCACCCGCGACAAGCTGCTGGCCAACATGGACGACTCCCGCTGGGATTCGGTGATAGCGGTGAATCTCGTTGCCCCGCTGACCCTCACTGAAGGCCTGGTGGCCGCCGGTGCGCTCGCCGACGGCGGTCGGGTCATCGGGTTGTCCTCCATGGCCGGTATCGCGGGCAACCGTGGCCAGACCAACTACGCGACGACCAAGGCCGGCATGATCGGCATCGTCGACGCGTTGGCGCCGAGCCTGGCCGACAAGGGCATCACCATCAACGCCGTCGCCCCGGGGTTCATCGAGACCAAGATGACCGAGGCGATCCCGCTGGCCACCCGCGAGGTCGGTCGGCGGTTGAACTCGCTGTTCCAGGGCGGCCAGCCGGTGGATGTCGCCGAGGCGATCGCCTATTTCGCCAGCCCGGCCTCGAATGCCGTCACCGGCAACACGATCCGGGTCTGCGGCCAGGCCCTGCTGGGAGCGTGA
- a CDS encoding MaoC/PaaZ C-terminal domain-containing protein, which produces MSQPSGLLNMARAVAGALPFVPRAGGLPDRTVHVPELRIDPANVAAYAGVTGLRFGDTVPLTYPFALTFPSVMSLATGFDFPFAAMGSVHTENHITQYRPISVSDTLDVRVHSENLREHRKGLLVDIITEIKVGYDLAWRQTTTFLHQQRTSLSDEPRPEPPKQPKLPPPNAVLSISAGQIRSYAAIGGDHNPIHTSTVGAKLFGFPTAIAHGMFSAAAVLANIEGQLPDAVTYSVRFGKPVLLPAKAGLYVESVDGGWELALRHLSKGYPHLTATVTAL; this is translated from the coding sequence ATGTCCCAGCCCAGCGGTCTGTTGAACATGGCCCGTGCGGTCGCCGGGGCGCTGCCGTTCGTCCCGCGCGCGGGTGGTCTGCCCGACCGCACGGTGCACGTGCCGGAGCTGCGCATCGATCCGGCCAATGTGGCCGCCTACGCCGGGGTGACCGGATTGCGCTTCGGCGATACGGTGCCGTTGACGTACCCGTTCGCTCTCACCTTCCCGAGTGTCATGTCGCTCGCTACGGGGTTCGATTTCCCGTTCGCGGCAATGGGTTCGGTGCACACCGAGAACCACATCACGCAGTACCGGCCGATCTCGGTCAGCGACACCCTGGACGTCCGGGTGCACTCGGAGAACCTGCGTGAGCACCGCAAGGGTCTGCTGGTGGACATCATCACCGAGATCAAGGTGGGCTACGACCTGGCGTGGCGGCAGACCACGACCTTCCTGCACCAGCAGCGCACCAGCCTGTCCGACGAGCCGCGCCCCGAGCCGCCCAAGCAGCCGAAACTGCCGCCGCCCAACGCGGTGCTGAGCATCTCTGCCGGGCAGATCCGCTCCTACGCGGCCATCGGTGGTGACCACAACCCGATCCACACCAGCACGGTGGGCGCCAAGCTGTTCGGTTTCCCGACCGCCATCGCACACGGGATGTTCAGTGCCGCTGCGGTACTGGCGAACATCGAGGGTCAGCTACCCGATGCGGTGACGTATTCGGTGCGGTTCGGCAAGCCGGTGCTGCTGCCCGCGAAAGCCGGGTTGTATGTCGAGAGCGTCGACGGCGGCTGGGAGCTGGCCTTGCGACACCTGTCCAAGGGGTACCCGCACCTGACCGCGACGGTCACCGCGCTCTGA
- a CDS encoding acetyl-CoA C-acetyltransferase, protein MANTNSRRVAVLGGNRIPFVRSDGAYANASNQDMFTAVLDGLADRFNLKGEKLDAVIGGAVLKHSRDFNLMRESVLGSSLSPYTPAFDLQQACGTGLQSAIAAADGIAMGRYEVAAAGGVDTTSDAPIAFGDDLRGVLLSLRRAKSTADRLKLVGKLPAALGVEIPTNGEPRTGLSMGEHAAITAKQMGIKRVDQDELAAASHRNMAAAYDRGFFDDLVTPFLGVYRDNNLRPDSSAEKLAKLKPVFGVRNGDATMTAGNSTPLTDGASVALLSSEEWAAAHDIPVLAYFVDGETAAVDYVNGSDGLLMAPTYAVPRLLARNGLTLQDFDFYEIHEAFASVVLATLAAWESDDYCKNRLGLDKALGSIDRAKLNVNGSSLAAGHPFAATGGRIVAQMAKQLKQRKEENGGATGQPVRGLISVCAAGGQGVTAILEA, encoded by the coding sequence ATGGCTAACACGAATTCTCGCCGCGTCGCCGTGCTCGGCGGAAACCGGATCCCCTTCGTTCGTTCCGACGGCGCCTATGCGAACGCCTCGAACCAAGACATGTTCACCGCCGTCCTGGACGGGCTCGCCGACCGCTTCAACCTCAAGGGGGAGAAGCTCGACGCCGTCATCGGCGGCGCAGTGCTCAAGCACAGCCGCGATTTCAACCTGATGCGTGAAAGCGTGCTGGGCAGCTCCCTGTCGCCCTACACGCCGGCCTTCGACCTGCAGCAGGCGTGTGGCACCGGCCTGCAGTCCGCGATCGCAGCGGCCGATGGCATCGCCATGGGTCGCTACGAGGTCGCCGCGGCCGGTGGCGTGGACACCACCTCCGATGCGCCCATCGCGTTCGGCGACGACCTGCGCGGAGTGCTGTTGAGCCTGCGCCGCGCAAAGTCGACCGCCGACCGCCTGAAGCTCGTCGGCAAGCTCCCTGCCGCGCTGGGTGTCGAGATCCCCACCAACGGCGAGCCCCGTACCGGACTGTCGATGGGTGAGCACGCGGCCATCACCGCCAAGCAGATGGGCATCAAGCGCGTCGACCAGGACGAGCTGGCAGCCGCCAGTCACCGGAACATGGCCGCGGCGTACGACCGTGGGTTCTTCGATGATCTGGTGACCCCGTTCCTGGGGGTCTACCGGGACAACAACCTGCGCCCCGATTCGTCGGCCGAGAAGCTGGCCAAGCTCAAGCCCGTCTTCGGCGTCCGCAACGGCGACGCCACCATGACGGCCGGTAACTCCACCCCGCTGACCGACGGTGCGTCGGTGGCGCTGCTGTCTTCGGAGGAGTGGGCCGCGGCGCACGACATCCCGGTGCTGGCCTACTTCGTCGACGGGGAAACCGCCGCCGTGGATTACGTCAACGGCTCCGACGGGCTGCTGATGGCACCGACCTACGCCGTGCCGCGGCTGCTCGCACGGAACGGCCTCACCCTGCAAGATTTCGACTTCTACGAGATCCACGAGGCCTTCGCGTCGGTGGTGCTGGCGACCCTGGCCGCCTGGGAGTCCGACGACTACTGCAAGAACCGGCTCGGGTTGGACAAGGCGTTGGGCAGCATCGACCGCGCCAAGCTCAACGTCAACGGTTCTTCGCTGGCGGCGGGGCACCCGTTCGCGGCGACCGGTGGGCGCATCGTCGCTCAGATGGCCAAGCAGCTCAAGCAGAGGAAAGAAGAAAACGGGGGAGCGACCGGACAGCCGGTGCGCGGCCTGATCTCGGTCTGTGCCGCCGGTGGACAGGGCGTGACGGCCATCCTGGAGGCCTGA
- a CDS encoding glycoside hydrolase family 3 N-terminal domain-containing protein, translating into MSTSRTLGALTALSALLMACAPAATEDTATAPEPQSSAATPTNASLDRPLPAAPGPQVCGDITSLSTRDKLAQLLMVGVSNAADAQSAVTDHKVGGIMIGSWTDKSMLGAPLAQIAASATALPLGVSVDEEGGRVSRLSGLIGSQPPARVLAETKTPDEVYGIALERGRAMRGLGITVDFAPVVDMTQESAAIGDRSFGDDPETVTQYAGAYARGLRDAGVLPVLKHFPGHGRAAGDSHTGAVSTPPLAELQTSDLVPYRTLVNQPPVAVMVGHMQVPGLTGSEQASLSPAAYGLLRNEFGFGGVVFTDDLSSMAAINQQYGVAEAVLKSLQAGADIALWITTAEVPAVLDRLEQAVASGELSQAKVDDSLRRVAASKGPNPNC; encoded by the coding sequence ATGTCGACGTCACGCACCCTGGGTGCCCTGACCGCATTGTCCGCACTGCTGATGGCCTGCGCGCCGGCCGCAACGGAGGACACCGCCACGGCACCCGAGCCCCAGAGCAGCGCCGCGACACCGACCAACGCCTCGCTGGACCGGCCGCTGCCTGCCGCTCCTGGCCCGCAGGTGTGCGGTGATATCACCTCGCTGTCCACCCGCGACAAGTTGGCCCAGCTGTTGATGGTGGGCGTCAGCAACGCCGCCGATGCGCAGTCCGCGGTGACCGATCACAAGGTCGGCGGGATCATGATCGGCAGCTGGACCGACAAGTCCATGCTGGGTGCGCCGCTGGCACAGATCGCGGCATCGGCGACGGCCCTGCCGCTCGGGGTGAGCGTCGACGAGGAGGGCGGCCGGGTTTCGCGGTTGTCCGGGCTGATCGGCAGCCAGCCCCCGGCCCGAGTGCTCGCCGAGACCAAGACTCCCGACGAGGTGTACGGCATCGCGCTGGAACGCGGCCGGGCCATGCGTGGACTGGGCATCACCGTCGATTTCGCGCCCGTGGTCGATATGACGCAGGAGAGCGCCGCGATCGGCGATCGGTCGTTCGGTGACGATCCCGAGACGGTGACCCAGTACGCCGGCGCCTACGCCCGCGGTCTGCGCGATGCCGGCGTGCTGCCGGTGCTCAAGCATTTCCCCGGGCATGGCCGCGCGGCGGGCGATTCCCACACCGGTGCGGTGTCGACCCCGCCACTGGCCGAACTGCAGACCAGCGATCTGGTGCCCTACCGCACGTTGGTCAACCAGCCGCCGGTGGCGGTGATGGTGGGTCACATGCAGGTGCCCGGACTGACCGGCAGTGAGCAGGCCAGCCTCAGCCCCGCGGCCTATGGCCTGCTGCGCAACGAATTCGGGTTCGGCGGCGTGGTGTTCACCGACGACCTGTCGAGCATGGCGGCGATCAACCAGCAATACGGCGTCGCCGAGGCGGTGCTGAAATCGCTGCAGGCGGGTGCGGATATCGCCCTGTGGATCACCACCGCCGAGGTTCCCGCAGTGCTGGACCGCCTCGAGCAGGCCGTCGCCTCGGGTGAGCTGTCGCAGGCGAAGGTGGACGATTCGTTGCGGCGGGTGGCGGCGTCCAAGGGCCCCAATCCCAACTGCTAG
- a CDS encoding TetR/AcrR family transcriptional regulator, which yields MAGGTKRLPRAVREQQMLDAAVQMFSINGYHETSMDAIAAEAQISKPMLYLYYGSKEDLFGACLDRELNRFVDEVRGKIDFTLSPKDMLSNAVRAFLGYIDAHRASWIVLYSQATSSQAFAHTVREGRERIIDLVGRLLQSGTRNPEPDADFNMMAVALVGAGEAIADRVSSGDADVAEATELMINLFWRGLKGRPTPG from the coding sequence ATGGCCGGAGGAACGAAGCGCTTGCCGCGCGCGGTGCGCGAGCAGCAGATGCTCGACGCCGCGGTGCAGATGTTCTCCATCAACGGCTATCACGAGACGTCGATGGATGCCATCGCGGCCGAGGCGCAGATCTCCAAGCCGATGCTCTATCTCTACTACGGGTCCAAAGAGGACCTGTTCGGGGCATGCCTGGACCGCGAGCTGAACCGTTTCGTCGACGAGGTGCGCGGCAAGATCGACTTCACGCTGAGCCCAAAAGACATGTTGAGCAACGCCGTTCGAGCTTTCCTCGGCTATATCGACGCCCACCGCGCGTCCTGGATCGTGTTGTACAGCCAGGCCACCAGCTCGCAGGCTTTCGCCCACACCGTGCGTGAGGGGCGCGAGCGGATCATCGATCTGGTCGGCAGGTTGCTGCAATCGGGGACGCGCAATCCGGAACCGGATGCCGACTTCAACATGATGGCGGTGGCGCTGGTGGGCGCCGGTGAGGCGATCGCCGACCGGGTCAGCTCCGGGGATGCCGATGTGGCCGAGGCGACCGAGCTGATGATCAATCTGTTCTGGCGCGGTCTGAAGGGCAGGCCGACCCCCGGCTGA
- a CDS encoding DUF2613 domain-containing protein, with protein sequence MDRFVVPAAASLVVGLLLGAAAIFGVTLMVQQDTKPPVQSGDPASSVLNRVEYGDRA encoded by the coding sequence ATGGATCGGTTCGTCGTGCCCGCCGCCGCCAGCCTGGTGGTCGGCCTTCTCCTCGGCGCGGCCGCCATCTTCGGCGTGACCCTGATGGTCCAGCAGGACACCAAGCCCCCCGTGCAGTCCGGGGATCCGGCGTCGTCGGTGCTCAACCGCGTTGAATACGGCGACCGGGCCTAG